One part of the Culex pipiens pallens isolate TS unplaced genomic scaffold, TS_CPP_V2 Cpp_Un0069, whole genome shotgun sequence genome encodes these proteins:
- the LOC120431366 gene encoding zinc finger protein 521-like codes for MESKHPNQLPQIYQCTRCSEGFPRQSELRDHLNSAHGETIAPVANTQRILYSCRQCSNTYNSIDGLQEHIKTHNQNSENEECNKKTNPCTTPMLSEATEEPSVSDQPVVSRTLNCGLCDFALTSIEALRQHMSEIHGMDKKFFYCNLCPAKFMNNRGLRFHLFRSHGVRDESIPMTSNQSSTSLLKPIQQVPSMTLQVPSINLDEIGTKLNECKICHIVYKNIEQLSLHVQLVHPALDNNKLQRGYCFFADITGKVYGAAPEKDKLPESIGTSNAIEFHRKWKLVHLSWTDCSAKHRSRMVLIGSSHRCWKCCIPLEGLLPPNGMLLLWVPRPFNMRRDNVDG; via the exons ATGGAATCAAAACATCCAAACCAGCTGCCACAAATATATCAGTGCACCAGATGTTCGGAAGGGTTCCCGCGGCAGTCAGAACTTCGTGATCATTTGAATAGTGCACACGGCGAAACAATTGCCCCTGTAGCGAATACTCAAAGGATTCTTTACTCGTGCCGCCAGTGTTCCAATACATACAACTCGATCGATGGACTACAAGAGCACATTAAAACACACAATCAGAACAGTGAAAATGAAgaatgcaataaaaaaacaaatccgtGCACTACACCAATGCTTTCGGAAGCTACCGAGGAGCCATCGGTGTCTGACCAACCGGTCGTCAGCCGAACTTTAAACTGCGGATTGTGTGATTTTGCTCTGACGAGTATTGAAGCCCTTCGTCAACATATGTCTGAAATCCATGGTATGGATAAAAAGTTCTTCTACTGCAATCTATGTCCGGCAAAGTTTATGAACAACCGAGGGCTGCGATTTCATCTATTTCGATCGCATGGCGTTCGGGATGAGTCGATTCCGATGACAAGCAACCAATCCTCGACGTCTTTATTGAAACCAATCCAACAAGTCCCTTCCATGACACTACAGGTACCATCGATCAATCTCGATGAGATTGGAACAAAGCTAAACGAATGTAAAATCTGCCATATTGTGTATAAAAATATCGAACAACTGAGCTTGCATGTGCAACTCGTTCATCCGGCGTTGGACAATAA CAAGCTGCAACGCGGATACTGTTTTTTCGCCGATATTACAGGAAAAGTTTATGGAGCAGCACCGGAAAAGGACAAACTGCCGGAGAGCATCGGAACATCCAACGCCATCGAATTCCACCGCAAGTGGAAACTTGTTCATCTCAGCTGGACAGATTGTTCCGCTAAGCATCGTTCTCGCATG GTTTTAATTGGTTCGTCGCACCGCTGCTGGAAGTGTTGCATTCCTCTTGAAGGACTGCTTCCTCCAAACGGGATGTTGTTGCTGTGGGTGCCGCGGCCGTTCAACATGCGTCGGGACAATGTCGATGGGTGA